The following proteins are co-located in the Procambarus clarkii isolate CNS0578487 chromosome 4, FALCON_Pclarkii_2.0, whole genome shotgun sequence genome:
- the LOC138370897 gene encoding mucin-2-like: MAALLAAVALSSRDPTLGIDVGSAKINPEMMMMAKETRSSRPEFTAEWCSRRVWRCRVSTYSESVGRTQAAAGSMAGDCLSGMTSEAYLPVIVPKWAFESIVDVGFLQGIMLGVTNPQSTPTHRHQPPLCNNTPSPVPILHQHTVTSPHSTPSHCHQHPFYSIKPTPAPTLHQHTVTRIHSTPSYCHQHPLCTITLSPAPTLHHQTVTSPHSIPTHRHKLPLYTNTPSPDYTLHHHTVTSPNSIPSHCHQTLHHTITRSTDPTQHHHTVTSTHSTHSHVTSPHSTPTHRQQPPIYTNTLSTAPTLQHYTVTSPHSTPSHCHQPPLYTNTLSPAPLCTNTLSQAPTLHQHIVTSPHSTQSHCNQPSLYTITLSSTHTLHQHTVTSSTLHQHTFTSSHSTPSHGHPPSIFTITLSPAPTQHHHTLQGPTLHHHTVTRPHSTPTHRHQPQLYNNTPSPALTLHHHTVTSPHSTPSHCHQPPLNTNTPSPEPTLHHHTVTSPHSTPSHCHQPSIYTIKLSPALTLHHLSVTSPHSTPSHCHQPPGTPQIVINLHSTPSHRHKSPLNTNTPSPDPILHHHPVINPPLCIVIPSPPPTLHHHTVISSQITPLHHHKPPLYTNTPSPHHTAHNCIVTSSKSSPTHRHITPLYTNPLSQAPNLHQHTVTSPHSSPIHSHQTPLYTNTPSQTPALHHHTPPLDTNPHCTPSHCNQPSFYNITLSPTPTLQQHTVTSPTLHQHTFSKPPLYTISRSPALNIYHLTVTSPHSTPSHCHQPPLNTITLLQAPTLHHHTPPLFTNTPSPALTLHHHTVTRPHSTPTYRHQPPLYTNTPSAALTQHHHTVTSPHSTPSHCHQPSLSTITLSPVPTLHVHTVTSPHSTPTHCHKTPLYTITLSAVPTLHHHTVTSPHSTPSNCHQLSLSTITLSPVPHSTRSHCHQPPLNTNTPSQDPTLHHHTVTSLHSSPSHCHELPPPGTPQIVINLHSTPSHRRQTPLYTITLSPAPTLHQHTVTRPHSTPSQSHQTPFHTITSSYSTQHIVTSPHIAPSHPLQHPICNITPTPVPSLDHHTLSITQSAPSHSDQHPLHIITLPLAPTLLHHLLCTIAPSPASTLHHQSIISSHSTPTHCHLPALCTITPSPAPTVNNHTVTSPPSIPSHCHQRPTLHLHTVISPHSSPSLSPAFTLHHHTVISLHTSSSHCHQHPLYIITQSPDPTLHHHTVGSPHYTPSHFHKSPLYTNSLSQALALHQYTITSPHSI, from the exons ATGGCAGCGCTGCTGGCGGCAGTGGCGCTAAGCTCGAGAGACCCCACACTAGGAATTGATGTTGGAAGCGCGAAGATAAATCCtgagatgatgatgatggcgaAGGAAACACGAAGTTCGAGGCCGGAGTTCACAGCAGAGTGGTGTAGCAGGAGGGTGTGGCGATG CCGAGTGTCCACCTACTCAGAGTCTGTCGGGAGAACTcaggctgctgctgggagcatggctggcgactgtctgtctggcatgacgtcagaggcctacttgcctgtgattg tccccaagtgggcatttgaaagcatagtcgacgttggtttccttcaaggcattaTGCTTGGTGTCACAAACCCCCAATCTACTCCAACACACCGTCACCAGCCCCCACTCTGCAACAATACACCGTCACCAGTCCCCATTCTACACCAACACACCGTCACCAGCCCCCACTCTACACCGTCACACTGTCACCAGCACCCATTCTACAGCATCAAACCCACACCAGCCCCTACTCTACACCAACACACCGTCACCAGAATCCACTCTACACCATCATACTGTCACCAGCACCCTCTctgcaccatcacactgtcaccagcacccactCTGCACCATCAAACTGTCACCAGCCCCCACTCTATACCAACACACCGTCACAAGCTCCCACTCTACACCAATACACCGTCACCAGACTACACTctacaccatcacactgtcactaGCCCCAACTCTataccatcacactgtcaccagaccctacaccacaccatcacaaggTCTACAGaccccactcaacaccaccacaccgtcaCCAGCACCCACTCTACACATTCGCATG TCACCAGCCCCCACTCAACACCAACACACCGTCAGCAACCCCCAATCTACACCAACACATTGTCAACAGCCCCCACTCTACAGCATTACACTGTAACCAGCCCTCATTctacaccatcacactgtcaccaacCCCCACTCTACACCAACACACTATCACCAGCCCCACTCTGCACCAACACACTTTCACAAGCCCCCACTCTACACCAACACATTGTCACCAGCCCCCACTCTACACAATCACACTGTAACCAGCCCTCACTctacaccatcacactgtcatcaacccacactctacaccaacacACTGTCACTAGCTCCACTCTGCACCAACACACCTTCACTAGCTCCCACTCTACACCATCACACGGTCATCCACCCTCAATattcaccatcacactgtcaccagccCCCACTCAACACCATCACACCTTACAAGGCCCTACTctacaccatcacactgtcacacGCCCCCACTCAACACCAACACACCGTCACCAGCCCCAACTCTATAACAACACACCTTCACCAGCCctcactctccaccatcacactgtcaccagtcCCCACTctacaccatcacactgtcaccagcccccactcaacaccaacacaccatcaccagaaccCACTctacaccatcacactgtcaccagtcCCCACTctacaccatcacactgtcaccagccCTCAATCTACACCATCAAACTATCACCAGCCCTCACTCTACACCATCTCAGTGTCACCAGTCCCCATTctacaccatcacactgtcaccagccCCCCGGCACCCCTCAAATCGTCATCAACCTTCACTCTACACCATCACATCGTCACAAGTCCCCACTCAACACCAACACACCGTCGCCAGACCCCATTTTACACCATCACCCAGTCATCAACCCCCCACTATGCATCGtcataccgtcaccaccacccactctacaCCATCATACTGTCATCAGTTCTCAAATTACACCATTACACCATCACAAGCCCCCACTCTACACCAACACAccgtcaccacaccacacagcacatAATTGCATCGTCACCAGCTCCAAATCTTCACCAACACACCGTCACATTACCCCACTCTACACAAACCCACTGTCACAAGCACCCAATCTACACCAACACACCGTCACCAGCCCCCACTCTTCACCAATACATAGTCATCAGACACCACTCTACACAAACACACCGTCACAAACCCCAGCTCTACACCATCACACT CCCCCACTCGACACCaacccacactgtacaccatcacaCTGTAACCAGCCCTCATTCTACAACATCACACTGTCGCCAACCCCCACTCTACAACAACACACTGTCACCAGCCCCACTCTGCACCAACACACCTTCTCAAAGCCCCCACTCTACACCATCTCACGGTCACCCGCCCTCAATATTTACCATCTCACTGTCACCAGCCCTCACTctacaccatcacactgtcatcaGCCTCCACTCAACACCATCACACTGTTACAAGCCCCTACTCTACACCATCACACGCCCCCACTCTTcaccaacacaccatcaccagccctcactttacaccatcacactgtcaccagacCCCACTCAACACCAACATACCGTCACCAGCCCCCACTCTATACCAACACACCTTCAGCAGCCCTCACTcaacaccatcacactgtcaccagtcCCCACTctacaccatcacactgtcaccagccctcactctccaccatcacactTTCACCAGTCCCCACTCTACACGTTCACACTGTCACCAGCCCCCACTCAACACCAACACACTGCCACAAGACCCCACTctacaccatcacactgtcagcAGTCCCCACTctacaccatcacactgtcaccagtcCTCACTCTACACCATCAAACTGTCACCAGCTctcactctccaccatcacactTTCACCAGTCCCCCACTCTACACGTTCACACTGTCACCAGCCCCCACTCAACACTAACACACCGTCACAAGACCCCACTctacaccatcacactgtcaccagtctccactcttcaccatcacactgtcacgaGCTCCCCCCCCCCGGCACCCCTCAAATCGTCATCAACCTTCACTCTACACCATCACACCGTCGCCAGACCCCACTctacaccatcacactgtcaccagctCCCACTCTTCACCAACACACCGTCACAAGACCCCACTCTACACCATCACAAAGTCACCAGACCCCATTCCACACAATCACCAGCTCCTACTCTACACAACACATTGTCACAAGCCCCCACATTGCACCATCACACCCTCTCCAGCACCCAATCTGCAATATCACACCAACTCCAGTACCCAGTCTGGACCAtcacaccctctccatcacccAATCTGCACCATCACACTCTGACCAGCACCCACTCCACATCATCACTCTGCCACTAGCACCCACTCTGCTCCATCACCTACTCTGCACCATCGCACCTTCTCCAGCATCCACTCTACACCATCAGTCTATCATCAGTTCCCACTCTACACCAACACACTGTCACCTGCCCGCTCTCTGCACCATCACACCGTCACCAGCCCCCACTGTAAACAATCACACTGTCACCAGCCCCCCTTCTataccatcacactgtcaccagcgCCCCACTCTACACCTCCACACTGTCATAAGCCCGCACtcttcaccatcactgtcaccagcCTTCACTctacaccatcacactgtcatcaGCCTCCACACTTCatcatcacactgtcaccagcacccactCTACATCATCACACAGTCACCAGACCCCACTCTACACCATCACACTGTCGGCAGCCCCCACTACACACCATCACACTTTCACAAGTCCCCACTCTACACCAACTCACTTTCACAAGCCCTCGCTCTGCACCAGTACACCATCACCAGCCCCCATTCTATATAA
- the LOC138370895 gene encoding uncharacterized protein, with protein sequence MTVTVTRPHSTPSHCHLPPLYTNTPSPAPPLHQHTVISSHSTPTHCHKPHSTQTHRHESHSTPTHHHEPHSTPTHRHQPPLYTNTPSPAPTLYQHTVTSSLSTPTLRHQPPLYSNTPLHAPSLHQHTVTNPQSTPKNVTSPHSTSSHCQQPPLYTITLSLDPTPHHHLVTSPYSAPPHCQQTPLYSITPSRAPTIHEHSVTSPYSAPSHFLKHQLFTFRKSPAPTLHKHTVTSPHVAP encoded by the coding sequence ATGACGGTCACTGTCACCAGACCCCACTCTACTCCATCACACTGTCACCTGCCTCCTCTCTACACCAACACACCgtcaccagccccccctctacaccAACACACCGTCATAAGCTCCCACTCTACACCAACACACTGTCACAAGCCCCACTCTACACAAACACACCGTCACGAGTCCCACTCTACACCAACACACCATCACGAGCCCCACTCTACACCAACACACCGTCACCAGCCCCCACTCTATACCAACACTCCGTCACCAGCCCCCACTCTATACCAACACACCGTCACAAGCTCCCTCTCTACACCAACACTCCGTCACCAGCCCCCACTCTACAGCAACACACCGTTACACGCTCCCTCTCTACACCAACACACCGTCACCAATCCCCAATCTACACCAAAAAACGTCACCAGCCCCCACTCTACATCATCACACTGTCAGCAGCCCCCACTctacaccatcacactgtcactaGACCCCACTCCTCACCATCACCTGGTCACCAGCCCCTACtctgcaccaccacactgtcaacagACCCCACTGTACTCCATCACACCGTCACGGGCACCCACTATACACGAACACAGTGTCACAAGCCCCTACTCTGCACCATCACACTTTCTCAAGCACCAACTCTTCACATTCAGAAAGTCACCAGCTCCCACTCTACACAAACACACCGTCACAAGTCCCCACGTTGCACCATGA